In Xiphophorus hellerii strain 12219 chromosome 13, Xiphophorus_hellerii-4.1, whole genome shotgun sequence, the following proteins share a genomic window:
- the LOC116731635 gene encoding gastrula zinc finger protein XlCGF8.2DB-like, which yields MIIHTGEKPFSCVNCGKSFIRKQHLTEHMMIHTGEKPFSCGNCGISFIQQQQLTQHMMIHTGEKPFSCVNCGKSFSHQRDLTQHMMIHTGEKPFTCGNCGKSFIQQQQLTQHMMIHTGEKPFSCGNCGKSFIRKQQLTQHMMTHTGEKPFTCGNCGKSFIQQQQLTQHMMIHTGEKPFSCGNCGKSFIRKQQLTQHMMIHTGEKPFTCGNCGKSFSRKRFLTKHMMIHTGKKPFLCGNCGKSFSLKQQLTQHMMIHTGEKPFSCGNCGKSFIRKQQLTQHMTRHS from the exons atgattattcatactggtgaaaagccgttttcatgtgtgaactgtggaaaaagttttattcgaaaacagcatttaactgagcacatgatgattcatactggtgaaaagccgttttcatgtgggaactgtggaatAAGTTTTATTCAACAACAGcagttaactcagcacatgatgattcatactggtgaaaagccgttttcatgtgtgaactgtggaaaaa gttttagtcaccaacgggatttaactcagcacatgatgattcacactggtgaaaagccgtttacatgtgggaactgtggaaaaagttttattcaacaacagcagttaactcagcacatgatgattcacactggtgaaaagccgttttcatgtgggaactgtggaaaaagttttattcgaaaacagcagttaactcagcacatgatgactcacactggtgaaaagccgtttacatgtgggaactgtggaaaaagttttattcaacaacagcagttaactcagcacatgatgattcacactggtgaaaagccgttttcatgtgggaactgtggaaaaagttttattcgaaaacagcagttaactcagcacatgatgattcacactggtgaaaagccgtttacatgtgggaactgtggaaaaagttttagtcgaaaacggtttttaactaagcacatgatgattcacactggtaaaaagccatttttatgtgggaactgtgggaagagttttagtttaaaacagcagttaactcagcacatgatgattcacactggtgaaaagccattttcatgtgggaactgtgggaagagttttattcgaaaacaacagttaactcagcacatgacgCGTCACAGTtga